Part of the Streptomyces antimycoticus genome, GTTGCTCACCCGCGACATCCGCTACGGCGCCGCCCGCGAGGCGCTTCCGCAGCGCATCGCGCACGCCGTGCTCGTCCGGATGGAGCAGGCGGGCGAGGCGCCCGACGACCGGGTCCAGGACGCGGTCGCGCGCAACGCGGCCGTCAAGGCGGCGGTCAAGGCGGTCTGGCCGCCGGTCGACCCGGCCAAGCTGGTGCTGCGGCTGCTCTCCGACGCCGACTTCCTGGCCGAGCACGCGGAGGGCGTCCTCGACGCCGACGAGCAGAAGACCGTCCTGTGGGCGAAGCCGGGGCGCGGTGTGAAGTCCGCGAAGTGGTCCCCGGCGGACCTGGTGCTGATCGACGAGGCCGCCGATCTCATCGAGCGCACCCCGTCCCTCGGGCATGTGGTCCTGGACGAGGCGCAGGACCTGTCGCCCATGCAGTACCGCGCGGTCGGCCGCCGCTGCAGCACCGGCTCGGCGACCGTGCTCGGCGACATCGCCCAGGGCACCACCCCATGGGCGACGGCCAGTTGGGAGGAGGCCCTGACCCATCTGGGCAAGGACGGGGCGGCGATCGAGGAGCTGACCCAGGGTTTCCGGGTGCCGCGCGAGGTGATCGCGTACGCCTCACGGCTGCTGCCCGCCATCGCCCCCGGCCTGTCGGAGGCCACCTCGATCCGCGAGGCGGCGGGCGACTTCTCCGTACGGGCCGTGGACCCGGCGGAGCTGGACGCGGCCGTGATCGCCGCGTGCCAGGACGCGCTGACCCACGAGGGCTCCGTCGGCCTCATCGCGGCCGACGCCCGCGTCCCGGCGCTGGCCGAGGCCCTCGACGCGGCGGGTCTGACCCACCTCTCCCCGGCGAGGAGACCAGCGCCGAGGCCCGGCTCACGCTCGTCCCGGCGACCCTGGCCAAGGGTCTGGAGTACGACTACGTGGTGCTGGACGAACCGGCCGCGGTGGTCGACGGCGAGCCGGACGAACGCACCGGGCTGCGCCGCCTGTATGTCTCCCTGACCCGTGCGGTCTCGGGGCTGACGGTGGTCCACGGGGCGGCGCTGCCGGAGCGGCTGAGCTGACCGTTACGCCTTGGCCTCAGCGGTCTCGGCTTCGGCGGTCTGCTGCTCGAATCGCTTGAGGGCGTCCGGGGTGACGGGCGTGAAGAAGTTGACGAGATTGCCGTCGGGGTCCTTGAACAGCAGCGAACGGTTGCCCCAGGGGTGTGTGGTGGGCTCGTTCACGATCTCCATGTCGAGCTCCTTGAGCCGCTCGTACTCGCCGTCGACATCGGCGACGTGGAACTCCACGATCACGCTCTGGTTCGCCGCGGGCCGGGGCGCCTGCTCACCGAGCCCCCGCACCGTGCGGGTGCTCGCCAGGGCGAGGGTTCCGCGCGATGTCATGAACTCGGCGAAGTCGTCCGTGTACCGCTTCGCCGTCAGGCCCGTGGCCCGCTCGTAGAAGTCGGTGATCCTGGCGACGTCCTCGGTGATGATGCGGATCGAGGCGAAGTGCATGGCAAGCTCCCGTGAGGTGTTGTGTGCCGTGCGAGTGACCGTACGGTCGATACCGGGCAGAAGCCGCCCGGTATCGATCACCGGTTTCGAGGCCGGTTTCCGGGCCCGGCACCCAACAGGAGCTTGTCGGCACAGCCGCCGCACAGATCGCCTCAGCGCCGCGCGGCCCGCCCTCAGGCGACCGGAACGGGCGCGTCCAGGGCCGTACGCCACCGGCCGACCGCGGCCGCGTCCACCGGGCCGGCCCATCCCGCCGGGCGGGCCGCGCCGCCGATGTGGAAGGCGTCGATCCCGGCGGCGCGCAGGGCGGACAGATGGTCGAGGCGCAGCCCGCCACCGGCCATGATCCGCGGCTCATAGCCCGGCGTACCGGTCCGCGCCGCCTCCTCGGCCAAGGCCGGCAGACCGTCGTCGACGCCGCGCGCGGACCCGGCGGTGAGATACGTGTCGAGGCCGGGAATGTCGGCGAGCCGCTTGCGCAGCCCGTCGCGATCCGCGGCGCGGTCGATGGCCCGGTGGAAGGTCCAGCGGCTCTCGTCCACCCCGCCGCCCGCCCGCACGACCTCGGCCAGCGCGGTCACGGCGGCCAGATCGACCCCGCCGTCATCGGTCAGGAAGCCCAGGACGAACTCGTCCGCGCCCTCCGAGTGCAGCGCGGCAGCGGCCTCGCACAGCGCGTCGAACGCGGCGGGGTCCCCGGCCGCGAAGCCGTCGGCGGCGCGGAGCATCACCCGCACCGGCAGGTCCACGGCCGAACGGACGGCGGCGAAGGTCTCACGGGAGGGGGTGAGCCCGTCGGCGGCCATGTCGGTGACCAGTTCGAGGCGGTCCGCCCCTCCGGCCTGTGCGGCGATCGCGTCCGCCGGGTCCAGGGCGATCACCTCGAGAATTGGTCTAGACATGCTCCACAGCTTGCCACACCGCGCAAGAGGGCAAACCGCTACCCCACAATTGGCCCATGTCCGCACCCGCGCCCGCCCGCCATCCGGCCCACGACGCCCTGCTCACCCGCTGGACGGACCTCCTCACCAGCGCCCGCGAAGCCACCGCTCCACCTCCCCTCCCCTACGGCGAGGACCTCCTGACCCGCTGGGCCGAACCCCAGCGCCGCTACCACACCACCGATCACCTGCTCGCGGTCCTGGACCGGGTGGACGAGCTGCTCCCCCACGTCCAGGCACCCGACCCCTCCGCCATCCGGCTC contains:
- a CDS encoding copper homeostasis protein CutC, with product MSRPILEVIALDPADAIAAQAGGADRLELVTDMAADGLTPSRETFAAVRSAVDLPVRVMLRAADGFAAGDPAAFDALCEAAAALHSEGADEFVLGFLTDDGGVDLAAVTALAEVVRAGGGVDESRWTFHRAIDRAADRDGLRKRLADIPGLDTYLTAGSARGVDDGLPALAEEAARTGTPGYEPRIMAGGGLRLDHLSALRAAGIDAFHIGGAARPAGWAGPVDAAAVGRWRTALDAPVPVA
- a CDS encoding VOC family protein, with product MHFASIRIITEDVARITDFYERATGLTAKRYTDDFAEFMTSRGTLALASTRTVRGLGEQAPRPAANQSVIVEFHVADVDGEYERLKELDMEIVNEPTTHPWGNRSLLFKDPDGNLVNFFTPVTPDALKRFEQQTAEAETAEAKA